The window TGGTTGATCGCGGTCCCGGGCAGGACGAAGATACCCGCACCGATCATCGTCCCGACGCCGATTGTCAGTGCCGCGAGTGGGCCGAGGTCTTTGGCGAGTTCCTCGTCGCTCATTCGGCACCCCCGGCGGCGTCGCCGGTCGCATCGTCGGCGTCGTCACCGGTCGCGTTATCGGCGTCGTCACCGGTCGCGTCGTCGGCATCGTCACTCGCCGTGTCGTCGTCGTCACGGCCGACGACCGGTTCGGACTCCTCTTCGTCGACGTCCGGGAGGACGACGACCGGGAGGTCGCTGTGTTCGACGAGTTCGTAGCTCACGTCGCCGGTGATGAGGTTCACCCAGCGACTCCCGCCACGGGGCGTGAAGACGACCGCGCTGGCGTCTTCTTCGTGAGCGACGTCGATGATCGTCTCGGCGACGTCGGTGCCGTAGGCCAGCCGTGTCTCGATCTCGATGCCGTACGACTCGGCGTACTCGCGAGCCTCCTCGAAGAACTCCTGTGCGAGTTCCTCGCGCTGTTCGACGGAGGCCTTGTCCGGTGCGCCGCCCGCCTTCTCGATGACGTGGAGCATGAGCGCCCGGCCCCCGTTCTCCGCGAGTCGCGGAAAGACGGCCCGGCAGGTCGCAGCGGCGTCGTCCTCGTTGGCGACCGGGAGGAGTGGCCGCGAGAGCAGCGACTCACCCACCGTCGTCACCCCCCGCTGGTGTCGTCGGGACGGCGGACGCGAGTCGCGTGGTCTGTCGCCGTCGAGACGTGCGAGAGCAGACACTGTCGCAGGTCGGTTGCATATCACCGTAGTCCGGTCCAGTCGTCTTAATTCGTTCGACTACCGGCCCTCCACCGTGGGAACTCGTCACTCTCGCCGGTCAGAGTTGGACGACCCACGCCCGGTAGTCGTCGGGTCGCTCGTAGACCGTCAGAAAGACCCGTTCGACGAAGCCGGCAAGCCGGTTCGCGTCGGCGCGGGCGGTGATCCGGACGTTCGTCCCCTCGGCCTCCTCGGGCGTCTCCAACTGGTCGATGCGGAACTCGGGGAACGCCGCGAGTAAGTTCTTCAAGCGGTCCAGTTCGGCGTCGGTGCAGTCGAGGTTGACCGTCTGCTCGGCGAACTGGACCCACGGCACCTGCGGCGGTGTCGTGTCGTCTCCGGCGTCGCTCGGGTCCGCTTCGTCCGCCGCCTCGTCGGCCAGGTCGTCCGCCCGCGCCTGCTCCGCGTCGGTCAACTCGGCCTCGACGGTGAGAAAGGCGCTCCCGCGCTCCCGGTGGGCGGTGACGGCGTCGGCGAACAGCTTCTGTCGGCCGGTCGGGTCGCTGGCGTCGAATCGGGTCATGGGCGTCGGTTCGGCCGGGGCGGTGAAAAGTCGGCGGTGTCCCGGTGGCACCGTCGCCCCGGCGGTGACGGGCGGGGACCCCTGCCCGCGAGACGGGCCGGAAGCGTCACCTGTTTAGGGTGGGTCGTCGAACCGACGGGTATGTCCGAACCGCACGTACTCCTGCTCGGCCCGCCGGGCGCAGGCAAAGGCACACAGAGCAAGCGACTCGCAGACGAGTTCGGTCTGGAACACGTCACGACGGGTGACGCGCTCCGGGCGAACAAACACATGGAGACGGAGTACGGCACCCCCGCCGAGTACATGGACGCGGGCGAACTGGTCCCGGACGGACTGGTGAACGAGATCGTCAAGGAGGCCCTCCAGTCGGCCGACGGCTACGTCCTCGACGGCTACCCTCGGAACCTCGATCAAGCCGAGTACCTCTCGGAGATCACGGACCTCGACGCCGTGCTGTACTTCGCGGTGAGCGAGTCGGAACTGGTCGACCGACTCACCGGTCGCCGCGTCTGTGCGGACTGCGGCGCGAACTACCACGTGGAGTTCGATCGGCCAGAGACAGAGGGCGTCTGTGACGAGTGTGGTGGCGACCTCTACCAGCGCGAGGACGACACCGAGGAGACCGTGAAAGAGCGCCTGCGCGTCTACGAGGAGAACACCGCGCCGGTCGTCGAGCACTACCGCGACGAAGGAGTGCTCGTCGAGGTCGACGGCGAGGGGACGCCGGACGAGGTCTTCGAGCGGGTGACCTCGGTCGTCGCGGACGCGAGCGACGAGTAGATCGGTCGGCGCGTCGGTGGCAGTTCTCTTCGGGACGGTGTGGTGAGTGTGGTGTACGTCGATCGGTTGCAGACGACGGACAGGTGAGAGTCCCACCCGATGGAGTCTGCGGCCCATCACGCCGTCACTGGTGGTTATCCGGACAGTCGTCTGTCGGTCTGGAACCCGGCAGTCGCAGTACTCCCCACCCCTCCCCGACTGCTGGCGACGCGGACTGCGCGCAGACCCTCGCTGTCGCTCGGACACTGCTCGGGTCGGGTCGCCAGCAGATCGCGTCCAGTGCGGGTTCCGGTGGTCACAGTTTCCCGGGTGAGATCCGGCACAGTCCCAGCGTAACAGGCCACACGCCGCCGACACTGCTCTCTCGTCCCGCGTGAACACAGAGTCGAAACGTTTAGGCGGTCGTCGCCACGAGTACCAGGTATGAGCAGTGGCCAGAACAGTGGCGGGCTGATGTCCAGTGCCGGACTCGTCCGCTACTTCGACGCCGAGGACCGCAACGCGATCCGAGTCGATCCCAAGACAGTCGTCGCGTTCGGCGTCCTCTTCGGCGTCCTCGTCATCGTCCTGAACCTCGTCGCGATCTGACTGGGACCGCGCGCCTTTTGTCTACCGACCCCCGACTGACAGCCGATGCTGACCGCCGGAGTCGTCGCCGTCCAGGGCGACGTGACCGAACACGCCGAGGCCATCCGCCGGGCCGGTGCCGAACACGACCGCGAGACCGAGATCGTCGAGATCCGAACGTCCGGACTCGTCCCCGACTGTGACGTGCTCCTCATGCCGGGCGGGGAGTCGACGACCATCTCCCGACACCTCCACGGCGAGGGGATCGCCCCCGAGATACGCGACCACGTCGCCGCCGGGAAACCCGTGCTCGCGACCTGCGCCGGCCTGATCGTCGCCAGCGCCGACGCGCGCGACGACCGCGTCGAGCCACTCGGCCTGCTGGACGTGACCGTAGACAGAAACGCCTTCGGCCGACAGAAGGACAGCTTCGAGGCGCGCCTCCCGGTCGACGGCCTCGACGATCCATTCCCCGCCGTCTTCATCCGCGCGCCGGCCATCGCCGACGCGGGTGCGGCCGAGGTACTGGCCGAGTGGGACGGCCGCCCGGTCGCCGTCCGACAGGGGCCGGTCGTCGGCACCGCGTTCCACCCGGAACTCACCCCCGACACGCGCGTCCACCGAGTGGCCTTCTTCGACGACTGAGTGGTGCCGTGAGACACAGCAGTCGCCGGCGTCGCCTCGCCCGAAACACAGCCTTTTGCCGGTGGCCTGCGAGCACAGTGTATGCACGCAACGATAGACGCGGTCCGGGTCGCAGGGACGCCCGACGGCCCGACGCCGGTCGTCCTGCTCGCGGTCGACGGGGGCGGGAGCGCCGTCCTGCCCATCTTCGTCGGCTTCGAGGAGGCAATCGCCATCGTCCGGGGGATCGACGACCCGCCGGGCGAGCGCCCCGGCACGCACGACCTCCTGCTGGACGCCGTGGAGGAACTCGGCGGCCGCGTCGAACGCGTCGTCGTCAGCGACCTCGACGACTCGACGTACATCGCGGACCTGCACGTCGCCACGCCGCGTGGCTCGACGGTTCTCGACGCACGGCCGAGCGACGCGCTGGCGCTCGCGGCCCGCACCGGGTCGCCCGTGGAGGTGACGGAGACGGTGTTCGCGGAGGGCAGTGAACGCCGGACCGAGTTCGACGGCCTCTCGGAGTTGCGCGAGGTACTCGGCTGACAGCACACGACCAGACAATGACAGACGAGACTCCAGCCGACGAGACTGCACCGGCTCACGACCACGAGGAGACTCCACTCGACCGCGACCACGAGGAGATACTCGACGAGTTGTTCGCCGTCATCGAGTCCCGGAAGACCGACCTCCCCGAGGACTCCTACACGACCTCGCTGTTCACCCACGAGAAGGGCGAGAACCGCGTCTTGGAGAAACTCGGCGAGGAGTCGACCGAGATCGTGCTCGCGGCGAAGGACGACGATCCCGACGAACTCCTCCACGAGAGCGCCGACTTCGTCTACCACCTGCTCGTGCTCCTGGCGATGAAGGACCTCGAACTCGACGACCTGCGCGCGGAACTGGCCGAGCGGTTCGGCTGAGTCGTCTCGCCGCCGCCCCCGCGAAGCCGAAACCGCCAAGCGTCGCGCTCGCCACCCGCCTGTATGGACGTGTCCGTGGAGGTCGTCGGCGAGACGACCCACGAGGTGACGGTCGGCGACGACGCGACGTACGCCGACCTCCTGCGCGCGGTCGACTGTAGCCCCCACGAGGTGTCGGTCCTCGTGGATGGCTCGCCGGTCCCGGAGGACCAACCGGTCGAGACCGGGGAGGTGCAGGTGTTGCGACTGATCAAAGGCGGTGACGGATCGGCGGCCTCGGACGACCACGAGGAGTCCGCCGCCACCACCGACGGCGGCCGACTCGCCTTCGAACTCCCGAACGTCGGCCCCGGCCCGGACCCCTTCCGCCTCGCGGACGTGACGGCGGACTTCCTCGTGCTGTTCTTCCAGCGCGACTACTACTGCACGAACTGCCGGGCGCAGGTCCAGACGCTCGCCGACCGATACGACGAGTTCCGCGACCGTGGGGCCGAGATCGCGTCGGTCCTCCCGGAGTCAGTCGAACAGACCCGCGAGTGGCAGCAGCAGTACGACCTCCCGTACCCACTGCTGGCCGACCCGGACGCGGCGGTCGGCGACCAGTACGACCAGCCAGTGCGGTTCGGCCCCCTCGGGAAACTCTCGGACTTCTTCGGCCGGATGCCGGAGGTCGTCCTCCTCGATCTGCGTGGCGACCGCCCCGAAATCGCCTACAGCTACCGGAGCAAGTCCACGTTCGACCGCCCCGAGGTCGAGGATCTGCTCGCGGAACTCGACGACCTCCGCGAGGTGTGACGTGACGCGCCGACGGCCCACACCGTGACCCGCCGACAGTCCGATCCATGACTCCCGATCACCCCGACATCCGCCCGGCGACCGACGACGACCTCGTGGGCGTGATGCGCGTCCTCGACGCCGGCTTGCTCGACGCCGACGCCGAGACGATCGGCCGCCGGATCGCCGAGACCGAACCGGGATCGGTGCTCGTCGCCGACGCCGACGGCCGGGTCGTCGGTGCGGTCGTCCTCGGAGAGCGTCCGGCGTGGGTCGCCGAGGTGTTCGCGGGCTCTGTCGCCGGTGACGATACCGGTGGACGTGACGACCCCGACGACGAGCACGTCGAAGCCATCGCTGTCGGGCGCTCTCGACGCGGGCAGGGACTCGGGACCGCCCTCCTACGGGCCGCCCGCGAGTCGGTCGTGGGCGACCTGACCGCCGACTTCGCCGCGTCGGTCCGGCCGTTCTACGAGTCGCTGGACTGCCGGATCGAGACGGTCGACGACCCGGCGTCGGATGGCCGGTCGCCCGGGTGTCGCCTCGTCGCTCGTGTGTGATCGGGCCACACGACCCCCGCGCAGTCTGGCGATGGCGAGGCTGACGGATAACGGCAGGCATTTTAGGGCGGTACGGAAACCGAAGAACGTTCATGAGCTACGACAAGGTCGAGGTCCCTGCAGAGGGCTCGAAGATCACGCTTGCCGACGAGGAGACGGGCGAACTCGACGTGCCGGACGACCCCATCGTGCCGATCATCCACGGTGACGGGATCGGAACCGACGTCGGACCGGCCGCACAGAAGGTACTCGACGCCGCCGCCGAGGCCACCGGTCGCTCTATCTCGTGGATGCGCCTCTACGCCGGTGCGAGCGCCCGCGAGAAGTACGACGAGAACCTCCCGAGCGACACGGTCGACGCCATCCGCGAGTTCCGCGTCGCTATCAAGGGGCCGCTGACGACGCCGGTCGGTGCCGGCTTCCGCAGTCTGAACGTCGCGCTCCGCCAGAAACTCGACCTCTACGCGAACGTCCGGCCGACCTACCACCTCGACGGCGTCCCCTCGCCGGTCAAGGACCCCTCCGAGATGGACATGGTCACGTTCCGTGAGAACACCGAGGACGTCTACGCCGGCATCGAGTGGGAGGCCGGCACCGACGACGTGCAGGAAGTGAAGGCGTTCGTCGAAGACGAGATGGGCTACGACGAGGTCATGCACGACGGCCCCATCGGCATCGGCATCAAGCCGATCACGGAGTTCGGCACGAAGCGACTCGTCCGGCAGGCCATCGACTACGCCATCGAGAACGACCGGCCGTCGGTCACCCTCGTCCACAAGGGCAACATCATGAAGTTCACCGAGGGTGCCTTCCGCGACTGGGGCTACGAGGTCGCCGAGGAGGAGTACGACGAGTGCATCACCGAGGACGAACTGTGGGAGGAGTACGACGGCGAGGCCCCCGAGGACAAGATCGTCGTCAAGGACCGCATCGCGGACAACATGCTCCAGCAACTGCTGACCCGGACGGGCGACTACGACGTGATCGCCACGATGAACCTCAACGGGGACTACATGTCCGACGCCGCCGGCGCGCAGATCGGCGGCCTCGGCATCGCCCCCGGTGGCAACTTCGGCGACGGTCGCTGTCTCGCAGAGCCGGTCCACGGCTCCGCGCCGAAGTACGCCGGCGAGGACAAGGTCAACCCGACCGCGATGATCCTCTCGGGCCGCATCATGTTCGAGTACCTCGGCTGGAAGGACGCCGGCCAGTTGGTCCGTGACGCCGTCGAGGAGACCATCTCCTCGGGCACCGTCACCTACGACCTCCACCGACAGATCGAGGGCGGCACGAAGGTCGCCACCAGCGAGTTCGCCGACGCCGTCGTCGAGAACATCGAAAAACTGGCGTAAGCCAGTTTCTCGGACACGACGCGCTCTCTCCTCTCTCTTTCTCTCCCTTCGAGTCTCACCACGGCACCCGCGAGCCAGCGGGCGAGGTCTCGGCGAGCACTTAACCGGATTCCCACCCTACGGTCTCCGAGGATGACGGACATCGACCGGGTGCTGGAACGGTACGCGACCAGTCAAGAACTGATGGATCAGATTCGGTACACCGCCGAGTCGCTGAGCCTGGGGTTCGACCGGTGGGACGAACCGCACGTCAGCGGGCCGAGCCTCTACTTCCTCGTGGTCGCCGATCTGGACTTCGGCGAGTACACCGACCCACTGGGAGCCAACCGCTGGCCGGTCGAACGCTGCCGGGTCGTCACCGACGACGCCGAGGACTTCACCAGAGTCGCGGGGGACGTCGCCTTCGACTGTGACGGGGCGGTCGTCGTCACCGGCGACGGGACGATTCAAGAACAGATGGTCCGGGTTCGCAGCCCCGCGACGACCGAACTGGCGAGTGCCGAGGAGCTCGACTACCCCGACTGGATGGGGACGAAACACCTGAGCGCACTCGAGACGTCCACTCGCGAGGGCGTCCTCTGGGCCGTCACGCTGAGCGAGGAGGACGGCCGCGTGACGACGTTCATCGACGGGACGTATCAGGACTACCCGCGCGACCGGATCGGCGGCCGCTGGCGACCCTGAATCGTCCGATCTGCCAGTCTCGACTCGGGGACCTGTTCGGCGCAGTTTGCACTCGAAACCCTCTGCGTCCGAGAGGTTTCTTCGGTCGTGCTGGAGACAGTGCGCAAGTCGGTCAGTGACTCACAGCGCCCGGTGTAGAGCCAGACTCATATGACTCGTCGAACACGTTACGACTTGAGACCGTGATAGCCGAGATATTCGAGGGAGTTTTTGATATCGTAGTCGAGTTCATCCCCGATTTCGTCTGGGGATTGTTGTTCGTGGTGGCAGGAGTTGCGTCGACAGTGATCGGCGTGACGATTGTTGGTGAGTCGATGCTGGTGGGTGGAGTACTACTCACTGTCGGCGTGTTTCTGTTGGCCAGCGTACTGTACGTATGGTATCGATAGCTGCCAACGTACACCTCTGGTCTGACGACCCGTCCAGTGTCTCGTGAGTCGATGTCATCGACCTTGCTGACTACACGCTCTGTCTCTTGCACGGCGTTCTCGTCAGTCGCCGAGGCGTTCGACAGCGCCCGGTAGTTCCGACGCTCGCAACTCGTCGGTGACGACGCCGCTACCGCCGACTCACTCCTGCCAGTCGGGATTCCGTCGCGGCGGCGAGAAGATGTCGACACCCTTCACCGCCTCGTCGCCGCGGTTGACCGCCGAGTGCGGTTCGTCGCCCGGAATCACGTAGGAGTCGCCGTCGCTGACGACGACCTCCTCGCCCTCCACGGTGAAGGCCAGCGCACCGTCGTAGATCCAGCCCGACTGCTCGTGGTGGTGGCTGTGTTCCGGCACCGTCGCATCCGGTTCGATGTGGAAGTGCTGGACGCTCATCGACTCGCCGACCGCCAGTTGCGTCAGGTAGACGCCCTCGACCGCCTCGACCGTCTCCGGTTCCGAGAGTGACACGCGCTCCATACCGGATTCGCGTCGGACTCCCCGATAAAGCTACGCCCGCCGGCCAGTCGTCACGCGCCACGCCAGACCCGACGACGCCGACTACTGGTGGGGCGTCAGCGCCCCCGACACCGACAGCATTGCCCCGCCGAGCAGCACCACGAGCAGCGCGCCGATCGCCGACCGGTACGACCCCGCAGAGCGGTACGACAGGAGGAGAATCGCGGCCAGCGACGCGAGCAGAAACACCGCGACGACGAACCGCGCCGGGTCGTTCCCCTCGGAGTCGACCGGCGGCAACAGCGCCGCAGACAACAGGAGCAACAGCGCCACGGTCCAGCCGGCAGGCGCGAGGCCCGCCAGCGTCACCGCCACCGCAGCGGCGACACCGGCACCGAAGACGACCCGCCGACGCTCCCGGAGCGCAGCGAACAGGCCCACGCCGCCGAACGCGACGAGGAGTCCGAGTGCGACGAGCGTGCCCGGCGCGGGGGCGACGACCGCCAGCAGATACGCCACCAGCGCGAGGCCGGCCACGAGTGCGAGCCCCGCAGGCACGACCGGCCAGTGGCTCTCACACGCCGGCGTTCGCTCGTCGGCGATGGCGGCGATGTCGGCGGAGGGGATCATGGATCGACAACTCGCTCGGCCTGCCTCAAAAAGTTACGTCCCTTCGAATCCGCCTCTCGGTCGGCCGACACGTCCGATCCGGGACTGTTCGCGCAGATCGCACGCGAGCGTCGGATCGAACCGCCAGCCGTCGTCAGGTTCAAACCCGAGAGCACGCAACCTCGAGGTATGTACGCGGTCGTCGGCTGTACCGACTGTAGCAACCTCTGGCTCCTCGCGGACCCCGCCGAGGCCGACAGCGCGCAGTGTTCCCGCTGTGGCAAGCGCCACCAGACGAGCAAACTCCGGCGCTTCTTCGAGTCGCCGGACAGAGACGAGGCCCGGCAGGCCCGGTCGGCACTGCTGGCGGACAAACAGGACGCGGGCGACGCCTTCGCGGATCTGGACTCCGTCGCCGAGATGGAGTGGCACCTCGACGACAGCGGCGTCTCGGACGACGAGTACCTCGACGGCTCCGGTCTCGACGCCGACGAGGTCAGGCGGGCCGGCGAGGGGAGTACGCAGTCCGGCGGGTCACAGTCCCGCGACGAGGTGGTCCGCGAGGCGCTCCGAGAACAGGACCATCCGACCGAGTCCGCGGTGGTCGACTACGCCGAGGCGCGGGGCGTCCCGGCCGAGCGTGCGCGGGACTTGCTCGACAAACTGACGCGGCGCGGCGAGGTCTCCGAATCGCGCGGTCGGTACCGTCTGCTCTGATCGGCCTGCGCTGATCTGCCTACGCTGATCGTCAGGTCGCGTCGGAGTCCGCCCGAGGGGTCGTCCGGGTCGCGTGTGACACTGCTGTCCCGCCGTCACAGGACGCCGAGCAGTTCGAGACACGTCAGGCCCGCGACGGCGATGGTCAGCAGGAGTTTCAACAACTGGAGCCACTGGTAGGTCTCGGTGTCGTCCAGTGGCTCCTCGTGGCGAGGGGTGTCACTCATGGGGTCGTGGGGACGACTGCTGCCGCCGGTGTACCCACGGCAGCGGTTCCAGCTACGTCGACTGTGAAAGTAAACGCTCGCCTGCCGTAGTGGAACTGAAACCGAGGGGCGGCCCGGTGGTACCCGGCGCAGGGCGGTTCTCCGAGTGGTGGTTCCCGGCGCAGGGCGGTTCTCCGAGTAGTAGTGCCCGGCGCAGGGCGGTTCTCCGAGTGGTGGTTCCCGGGTCGTACCCCGCAGACGGACGCTCGCGGGTCACTACACTGCGTCCGATCGCCGAGTGGAGCCGACCGGCCTCAGCGGCCGTGTTCGGCGTGCGCACTCGACAGGTGCCGAGAGCCGAGCGCCGCGAGCAGGTTGAGTTCGCCGGCCAGCGCGCCGACCGCGATCAGTTCCGCGAGCGCGTCCGCGTTACTCCCGGCCGGGTCGCCGCCCCCGCGAACGCCCAGCACATCGAGTGCCTCGGACTGGGTCGGCAGTTTCGTCCCGCCGCCGACCGTCCCGACTTCGAGGCTGGCGAGCGACACCGAGCAGTAGAGGTCGCCGTCCCGGACGCTCGCGGTCGTGATGGCGTTCGCCCCCTCGACGACCTGCGCGGCGTCCTGGCCGCAGGCGAGGAACATCGCCGCGACGACGTTCGCCACGTGGGCGTTGAAGCCGAGACTCGCCGCCTTCGCCGACCCGACGAGGTTCTTCCGGGTGTTGATCTCAGCGATGGCCTCCGGCGTCGTGTGCAGGCGCTCCTCGACGACTTCTCGGGGAATCGTCACGTCGGCCGTGACGCTCCGGCCCCGCCCCTCGGTCGCGTTGATGCCGGCGGGCTTCTTGTCGGTACAGAGGTTGCCCGAGACGGCGACGAGACTCGCGTCGGTCTCGGCCTCGATCAGGTCGCAGGCCTCACTGGTGGCGATGGTGGCCATGTTCATCCCCATCGCGTCCTTCGTGTCGTAGCGGAATCGCAGGAAGACCGAGTCGCCGACGACGTAGGGTGTCACGTCCAGCAGTTCGCCGTGGCTCGTCGTGGACTCGGCGGCCTCCGCCAGTGCGTCCTCGTTGTCCCGGACCCACCCGACGAGTGCCTCGGCCTCGGCGACTCCTCCGACGCGGA of the Salinirubrum litoreum genome contains:
- a CDS encoding peroxiredoxin family protein — protein: MKGGDGSAASDDHEESAATTDGGRLAFELPNVGPGPDPFRLADVTADFLVLFFQRDYYCTNCRAQVQTLADRYDEFRDRGAEIASVLPESVEQTREWQQQYDLPYPLLADPDAAVGDQYDQPVRFGPLGKLSDFFGRMPEVVLLDLRGDRPEIAYSYRSKSTFDRPEVEDLLAELDDLREV
- a CDS encoding DUF5817 domain-containing protein, which translates into the protein MYAVVGCTDCSNLWLLADPAEADSAQCSRCGKRHQTSKLRRFFESPDRDEARQARSALLADKQDAGDAFADLDSVAEMEWHLDDSGVSDDEYLDGSGLDADEVRRAGEGSTQSGGSQSRDEVVREALREQDHPTESAVVDYAEARGVPAERARDLLDKLTRRGEVSESRGRYRLL
- the hmgA gene encoding hydroxymethylglutaryl-CoA reductase (NADPH), with the protein product MSDDATDTPDAETLADRVREGDLRFHELEAHADLDTAAEARRLLVEAQSGADLDAVGHYTFPDEDVVDSAIENFVGTTQIPLGVVGPVSVDGGAVSGEQYLPLATTEGALLASVNRGCSVLDRSGGAEARVTKSGMTRAPVFRVGGVAEAEALVGWVRDNEDALAEAAESTTSHGELLDVTPYVVGDSVFLRFRYDTKDAMGMNMATIATSEACDLIEAETDASLVAVSGNLCTDKKPAGINATEGRGRSVTADVTIPREVVEERLHTTPEAIAEINTRKNLVGSAKAASLGFNAHVANVVAAMFLACGQDAAQVVEGANAITTASVRDGDLYCSVSLASLEVGTVGGGTKLPTQSEALDVLGVRGGGDPAGSNADALAELIAVGALAGELNLLAALGSRHLSSAHAEHGR
- a CDS encoding preprotein translocase subunit Sec61beta, with product MSSGQNSGGLMSSAGLVRYFDAEDRNAIRVDPKTVVAFGVLFGVLVIVLNLVAI
- the pdxT gene encoding pyridoxal 5'-phosphate synthase glutaminase subunit PdxT, translated to MLTAGVVAVQGDVTEHAEAIRRAGAEHDRETEIVEIRTSGLVPDCDVLLMPGGESTTISRHLHGEGIAPEIRDHVAAGKPVLATCAGLIVASADARDDRVEPLGLLDVTVDRNAFGRQKDSFEARLPVDGLDDPFPAVFIRAPAIADAGAAEVLAEWDGRPVAVRQGPVVGTAFHPELTPDTRVHRVAFFDD
- a CDS encoding diadenylate cyclase, whose product is MTDIDRVLERYATSQELMDQIRYTAESLSLGFDRWDEPHVSGPSLYFLVVADLDFGEYTDPLGANRWPVERCRVVTDDAEDFTRVAGDVAFDCDGAVVVTGDGTIQEQMVRVRSPATTELASAEELDYPDWMGTKHLSALETSTREGVLWAVTLSEEDGRVTTFIDGTYQDYPRDRIGGRWRP
- a CDS encoding GNAT family N-acetyltransferase, which encodes MTPDHPDIRPATDDDLVGVMRVLDAGLLDADAETIGRRIAETEPGSVLVADADGRVVGAVVLGERPAWVAEVFAGSVAGDDTGGRDDPDDEHVEAIAVGRSRRGQGLGTALLRAARESVVGDLTADFAASVRPFYESLDCRIETVDDPASDGRSPGCRLVARV
- a CDS encoding cupin domain-containing protein, with product MERVSLSEPETVEAVEGVYLTQLAVGESMSVQHFHIEPDATVPEHSHHHEQSGWIYDGALAFTVEGEEVVVSDGDSYVIPGDEPHSAVNRGDEAVKGVDIFSPPRRNPDWQE
- the hisE gene encoding phosphoribosyl-ATP diphosphatase, whose protein sequence is MTDETPADETAPAHDHEETPLDRDHEEILDELFAVIESRKTDLPEDSYTTSLFTHEKGENRVLEKLGEESTEIVLAAKDDDPDELLHESADFVYHLLVLLAMKDLELDDLRAELAERFG
- a CDS encoding adenylate kinase, producing the protein MSEPHVLLLGPPGAGKGTQSKRLADEFGLEHVTTGDALRANKHMETEYGTPAEYMDAGELVPDGLVNEIVKEALQSADGYVLDGYPRNLDQAEYLSEITDLDAVLYFAVSESELVDRLTGRRVCADCGANYHVEFDRPETEGVCDECGGDLYQREDDTEETVKERLRVYEENTAPVVEHYRDEGVLVEVDGEGTPDEVFERVTSVVADASDE
- the icd gene encoding isocitrate dehydrogenase (NADP(+)), encoding MSYDKVEVPAEGSKITLADEETGELDVPDDPIVPIIHGDGIGTDVGPAAQKVLDAAAEATGRSISWMRLYAGASAREKYDENLPSDTVDAIREFRVAIKGPLTTPVGAGFRSLNVALRQKLDLYANVRPTYHLDGVPSPVKDPSEMDMVTFRENTEDVYAGIEWEAGTDDVQEVKAFVEDEMGYDEVMHDGPIGIGIKPITEFGTKRLVRQAIDYAIENDRPSVTLVHKGNIMKFTEGAFRDWGYEVAEEEYDECITEDELWEEYDGEAPEDKIVVKDRIADNMLQQLLTRTGDYDVIATMNLNGDYMSDAAGAQIGGLGIAPGGNFGDGRCLAEPVHGSAPKYAGEDKVNPTAMILSGRIMFEYLGWKDAGQLVRDAVEETISSGTVTYDLHRQIEGGTKVATSEFADAVVENIEKLA
- a CDS encoding bifunctional nuclease family protein, whose amino-acid sequence is MHATIDAVRVAGTPDGPTPVVLLAVDGGGSAVLPIFVGFEEAIAIVRGIDDPPGERPGTHDLLLDAVEELGGRVERVVVSDLDDSTYIADLHVATPRGSTVLDARPSDALALAARTGSPVEVTETVFAEGSERRTEFDGLSELREVLG